TGACGGAGACCGCTCAGACACCATCATGATCGCCACACTTAATTTTAAAACCGGTAACATTAAAGTAACCTCCGTCATGCGTGATTTGATGGTTAAAATACCAGAAAGCAAAAAGAATGATGTAAGCTATGAGAAGATCAATTCTGCCTATGATTACGGCGGCGCCGCCCTCGCGGTTAAAACCTTAAATGAAAATTTCGACTTAAACATCACCGATTATGTCACTGTTAATTTTGACTGTCTCGTCGATACCGTCGACGCCTTGGGGGGTGTTGATGTAAACATTGCTGATGATTCTATTCTTTATTGGACCAATCAGTATATCATGGATGTGAACGACAAAGTTAAAAAGTCTGATCCATTTTTGGAGCATACCGGTGTACAAACCGTCACTGGCGTTCAAGCCCTCGCTTTCTGCCGGAACCGCTATAGTGACAGTGACTATATGCGCACGCAGCGCCAGCGCGAGGTCGTTGAACAGATTGTCCAAAAGGCATTCAATGTTGATATTTTTACTGGACTTAACCTCTTAAGCAAGGTTTACCCCTATGTAACTACATCCTTATCCTTACAGGAAATGACAACTTATGCCAAGGCTTTTATGGCGCTGGAAAACAAAACATTTTTAGATTTCAGGGTTCCTACCGATGAGCTTTCCTTTGGCGATATGATTGATGAAGTCTGGTATCTCGTGCCTAACACATTAGCGGACAATGCTGTTGTGCTTCATAAGTTCTTATATGATATTGATACCTATACTCCTACAGATCAGCTTATGAAGATCAGCAACAACATCGCAGACAGAACTGGCGGCTCGACAGGGATTACCATCGACCCGAATGCTCCTTATCAGGATTACACAACCAAT
This portion of the Eubacterium sp. 1001713B170207_170306_E7 genome encodes:
- a CDS encoding LCP family protein; translation: MCIILVCLIIVVGSGAVYGFSILHGIAGEQLDESDLNINDLLDEDVVNIAVFGLDGRDDVDGDRSDTIMIATLNFKTGNIKVTSVMRDLMVKIPESKKNDVSYEKINSAYDYGGAALAVKTLNENFDLNITDYVTVNFDCLVDTVDALGGVDVNIADDSILYWTNQYIMDVNDKVKKSDPFLEHTGVQTVTGVQALAFCRNRYSDSDYMRTQRQREVVEQIVQKAFNVDIFTGLNLLSKVYPYVTTSLSLQEMTTYAKAFMALENKTFLDFRVPTDELSFGDMIDEVWYLVPNTLADNAVVLHKFLYDIDTYTPTDQLMKISNNIADRTGGSTGITIDPNAPYQDYTTNSSNETESTEPTPSTDSGYGDSYNNSYDNSDDSSDSSDDTPPSDNSSSDEPASPDSGNESTDYTE